Proteins encoded together in one Prunus dulcis chromosome 3, ALMONDv2, whole genome shotgun sequence window:
- the LOC117623504 gene encoding probable mitochondrial adenine nucleotide transporter BTL1 isoform X1, whose product MILIRKSMAFESQSLKKEKKYSGVFGDVYSMAILPKELELEKESHPKFELRFQLPDLIQPIREFSRTREVREFLSGALAGAMTKAVLAPLETIRTRMVVGVGSRHISGSFLEVIEKQGWQGLWAGNAVNMIRIIPTQAIEFATFECVKRAMTSTQEKWKQAESHKVQIGPVSLNLSISWISPVAVAGAAAGVVSTLVCHPLEVLKDRLTVSPEAYPSLSIAISKIYKEGGIGACYSGLSPTLIGMLPYSTCYYFMYEKMKKSYCQAKNKESLNRPEMLLVGALAGFTASTISFPLEVARKRLMVGALQGKCPPHMAAALSEVIREEGLLGLYRGWGASCLKVMPSSGITWMFYEAWKDILLVQRNSL is encoded by the exons atgatacTGATAAGGAAAAGCATGGCATTTGAATCACAGTCtctgaagaaggagaagaagtaCAGTGGGGTATTTGGGGATGTGTACAGTATGGCCATACTTCCCAAAGAGCTTGAGCTTGAGAAGGAATCCCACCCAAAATTCGAGCTCCGGTTTCAACTCCCTGACCTCATCCAACCCATCAGA GAATTCTCAAGGACAAGAGAAGTTAGAGAGTTCCTTAGTGGAGCTTTAGCAGGGGCAATGACCAAAGCTGTTCTTGCTCCTCTTGAGACCATCAG GACTAGAATGGTAGTTGGTGTCGGATCTAGACACATTTCTGGCAGTTTCTTAGAGGTCATTGAGAAGCAGGGTTGGCAAGGACTGTGGGCTGGAAATGCAGTCAATATGATTCGCATAATCCCTACCCAAGCAATTGAGTTTGCAACATTTGAGTGTGTTAAGCGAGCAATGACCTCAACACAAGAGAAATGGAAGCAGGCTGAATCCCATAAGGTGCAAATTGGCCCTGTAAGCTTGAACCTCTCTATCTCCTGGATTTCTCCTGTTGCTGTGGCTGGTGCTGCTGCCGGAGTTGTTAGCACACTTGTGTGTCATCCCCTTGAAGTACTGAAG GATCGGTTGACTGTGTCTCCTGAGGCGTATCCTAGTTTAAGCATTGCAATCAGCAAGATTTATAAGGAGGGTGGGATTGGTGCATGCTATTCTGGTCTTTCACCTACACTGATTGGGATGCTTCCGTACAGTACTTGTTACTATTTCATGTatgaaaaaatgaagaaatccTACTGCCAAGCAAAGAATAAAGAGTCACTTAACCGTCCAGAGATGCTACTGGTTGGAGCTCTTGCAG GTTTTACGGCTAGCACAATCAGCTTTCCGTTGGAGGTGGCCAGGAAACGGCTGATGGTTGGAGCTTTGCAAGGTAAGTGCCCACCTCACATGGCAGCGGCACTCTCAGAAGTCATTCGAGAAGAAGGTTTGCTGGGACTCTACAGAGGGTGGGGGGCAAGCTGTTTAAAGGTCATGCCATCCTCTGGCATCACCTGGATGTTTTATGAAGCTTGGAAGGACATATTGCTTGTTCAGAGGAATTccttataa
- the LOC117623504 gene encoding probable mitochondrial adenine nucleotide transporter BTL1 isoform X2 has product MSPKPHSLSLSQSLKKEKKYSGVFGDVYSMAILPKELELEKESHPKFELRFQLPDLIQPIREFSRTREVREFLSGALAGAMTKAVLAPLETIRTRMVVGVGSRHISGSFLEVIEKQGWQGLWAGNAVNMIRIIPTQAIEFATFECVKRAMTSTQEKWKQAESHKVQIGPVSLNLSISWISPVAVAGAAAGVVSTLVCHPLEVLKDRLTVSPEAYPSLSIAISKIYKEGGIGACYSGLSPTLIGMLPYSTCYYFMYEKMKKSYCQAKNKESLNRPEMLLVGALAGFTASTISFPLEVARKRLMVGALQGKCPPHMAAALSEVIREEGLLGLYRGWGASCLKVMPSSGITWMFYEAWKDILLVQRNSL; this is encoded by the exons atGTCCCCAAAACCCcactccctctccctctctcag TCtctgaagaaggagaagaagtaCAGTGGGGTATTTGGGGATGTGTACAGTATGGCCATACTTCCCAAAGAGCTTGAGCTTGAGAAGGAATCCCACCCAAAATTCGAGCTCCGGTTTCAACTCCCTGACCTCATCCAACCCATCAGA GAATTCTCAAGGACAAGAGAAGTTAGAGAGTTCCTTAGTGGAGCTTTAGCAGGGGCAATGACCAAAGCTGTTCTTGCTCCTCTTGAGACCATCAG GACTAGAATGGTAGTTGGTGTCGGATCTAGACACATTTCTGGCAGTTTCTTAGAGGTCATTGAGAAGCAGGGTTGGCAAGGACTGTGGGCTGGAAATGCAGTCAATATGATTCGCATAATCCCTACCCAAGCAATTGAGTTTGCAACATTTGAGTGTGTTAAGCGAGCAATGACCTCAACACAAGAGAAATGGAAGCAGGCTGAATCCCATAAGGTGCAAATTGGCCCTGTAAGCTTGAACCTCTCTATCTCCTGGATTTCTCCTGTTGCTGTGGCTGGTGCTGCTGCCGGAGTTGTTAGCACACTTGTGTGTCATCCCCTTGAAGTACTGAAG GATCGGTTGACTGTGTCTCCTGAGGCGTATCCTAGTTTAAGCATTGCAATCAGCAAGATTTATAAGGAGGGTGGGATTGGTGCATGCTATTCTGGTCTTTCACCTACACTGATTGGGATGCTTCCGTACAGTACTTGTTACTATTTCATGTatgaaaaaatgaagaaatccTACTGCCAAGCAAAGAATAAAGAGTCACTTAACCGTCCAGAGATGCTACTGGTTGGAGCTCTTGCAG GTTTTACGGCTAGCACAATCAGCTTTCCGTTGGAGGTGGCCAGGAAACGGCTGATGGTTGGAGCTTTGCAAGGTAAGTGCCCACCTCACATGGCAGCGGCACTCTCAGAAGTCATTCGAGAAGAAGGTTTGCTGGGACTCTACAGAGGGTGGGGGGCAAGCTGTTTAAAGGTCATGCCATCCTCTGGCATCACCTGGATGTTTTATGAAGCTTGGAAGGACATATTGCTTGTTCAGAGGAATTccttataa
- the LOC117621479 gene encoding uncharacterized protein LOC117621479 isoform X4 — MANKLATRRELLDRWRGIEEEADEDDDRIDSSKRHRLHQNKEQWFADAFKFLICLPKENHIWCGSWDIMGPLLETFYNYFKDEHSDSPLRQLWRRISEEMRQCIQCISQHYQAHEMYSTEYESSSIGPLLDVLRSLDEERVTQHLTEINTKLARKEYDAARDNAEVISVMYEVLMFPVLLDDESLFTEFEKFIEAVDNMHELALAGQQQFPGVYALFFFKRRVRSVGHRLAGSMGKLRRATDLEPLQPLLKKFIGFLETEVLPSTLKTLRPRVQLERMSIWLGIKSLLGFLEPPAFEEGILERYPIFLDIVLNHISGDSLEFSHAVACLRILFEMLGCKLWLRSTLSPSVMRNTLLGQCFHTRNEKSHKDIFDLFQPFLQSLEALQDGEHEKQRRHFLYFLLIQVPVSSNFSGLTRQKACQIALLIVHRGYTMNPPCPPSECAHMWGPSLVSSLKDSSLHSSLRQPAFDLIQTIMVSDAAVLISSVLNTHPTVGSERSMSYELNDEDDEGLPFSVDAEEKDNSSWSEFSIQSKITSREFGEWMCIPMLWIDVLVDINPSILPISFSKAVFWARSRFPMVEPETGAESALPVRTWLSSLATEISSTFGWKVPTGSDDGGDGKESKNSIKVSTMSLPLIRTFNRLTSHFLVHVGQGELRKQWTWEPRMGESLFLSLIDPNDNVRKFGKCIVEQVSNTQGLSSSLKFLCSYGSSLSAVLLGLRHAVKLVQLDTVILKFQTLHHFFFVLRRLLIDGDSRAADFPEPDHLNTTKFSSQGGFLRQPVFDSSPVNVNGHPSNVDSNLLERFYYLLSETAWPSVCRCLLEGKAFIDYSVCQMTCVRILEILPCVFENIYCLCHKQSGFSGTKENIHDFSWLHDFMDWGKSSLKTVVVYWQRTITSLLKLLKGFCNSSITSTIGTIENLISSDCVSMDQLMEQVALLSVSLSKEASSSVGKTDLCSKALFPKGLSFEKKYSAPVMQPLPIKEPDVQILHSPLVDNRKCRDGMIVLSDDETEAVSPSEVILSDTKMSPCMVGDKTIACSADKSASYTEPAKNISGADTYKDSFKAFQKRDATEGSGLAYQKQDFDRSRGKMPHVSSLKSKDVDNSRKEIIPECSIIDSEKFQDKINLNNSSDSAVSSKKLNQASNNVVLKEDNTVLKQIVCDAKDNSLESALNSVRPQQSLLTKTSIPGPKRQLIQLRSPFQNRPGHLQRMEARKRFKPPRLDEWYRPILELDYFALVGVASGSANDNHKVAKLKEVPVQFHSPEQYVEIFCPLVLEEFKAQLHSSFLEMSSWEEMYFGSLSVLSVERIDDFHLVRFSHDVNDSTASSNFSENDLVLLTKEPPQKCSHDVHVLGKVERRERDNKRRLSLLLIRFYLLNGTSRLHQARRNLLERSKWHASRIMNITPQLREFQALSSIKDIPLLPIILKPVNDSYDSSESKEVDLSKLSRLLQQVLKSSFNESQLQAISIATGTSRRTKDFELSLIQGPPGTGKTRTIVAIVSALLASPSQKTGPERNTLAGSSKQISGPKINQAAAIARAWQDAALARQLNDDVQRNTKAVESYFRGRVLICAQSNAAVDELVSRISSQGLYGSDGKMYKPYLVRVGNAKTVHPNSLPFFIDTLVDQRLADERMKLIDAKNDLSVDSSIALRSNLEKLVDRIRFFEAKRANLNDQNPDLKKSSEDDSYKGDDGKEMSDAEIAFKLRKLYEQKKQIYKDLSTVQQQEKKTNEEIRGLKFKLRKSILREAEIVVTTLSGCGGDIYGVCSESMSSHKFGSPSEHTLFDAVVIDEAAQALEPATLIPLQLLKSNGTKCIMVGDPKQLPATVLSNVASKFLYECSMFERLQRAGHPVIMLTKQYRMHPEICLFPSLHFYEKKLLNGDHMSSKSAPFHETEGLGPYLFYDVIDGRELRGKNASALSLYNEHEADAAVELLRFFKKKVPF; from the exons ATGGCGAATAAACTGGCCACGAGAAGAGAGTTATTGGACCGTTGGAGAGGCATTGAGGAAGAAGCAGACGAAGACGACGATCGCATTGACTCCTCTAAACGTCATCGTCTCCACCAGAACAAAGAACAATG GTTTGCAGATGCATTTAAATTCTTGATCTGTTtgccaaaagaaaatcatatttGGTGTGGGTCCTGGGATATAATGGGGCCTCTTCTGGAGACTTTTTACAACTACTTCAAAGATGAGCATTCTGATTCTCCTCTTAGACAACTATGGAGGAGAATCTCTGAGGAAATGCGGCAGTGCATCCAATGCATTTCCCAGCACTATCAAGCCCATGAGATGTATAGCACGGAGTACGAATCGAGTTCTATTGGTCCCCTTCTGGATGTTTTGCGAAGTCTTGATGAGGAAAGAGTGACACAGCACTTGACAGAGATAAATACTAAATTAGCCCGAAAAGAATATGATGCTGCCCGTGATAATGCAGAAGTCATTAGTGTCATGTATGAG GTCCTAATGTTCCCTGTACTATTGGATGATGAGTCCTTATTCACtgaatttgaaaaatttaTTGAAGCAGTTGATAATATGCATGAACTGGCTCTGGCTGGACAGCAACAGTTTCCG GGCGTTTATGcgttatttttcttcaaaagaaGAGTGCGCTCTGTTGGTCATCGTTTAGCTGGTTCTATGGGAAAACTGAG GAGAGCAACAGACTTGGAACCCTTGCAGCCTTTGCTTAAGAAATTCATCGGCTTCTTGGAGACTGAAGTGTTACCATCAACTTTGAAAACTTTAAGGCCAAGAGTGCAGCTGGAACGCATGTCCATATGGCTTGGAATAAAATCACT GCTTGGGTTTTTGGAACCTCCAGCTTTTGAAGAAGGGATATTAGAGCGCTATCCCATTTTTCTTGATATTGTACTCAACCATATTAGTGGTGACTCATTAGAATTCTCTCACGCAGTTGCTTGCTTGAGAATACTCTTTGAAATGCTTG GTTGTAAACTTTGGCTGAGATCTACATTGTCTCCCAGTGTGATGCGCAATACTCTACTGGGCCAGTGTTTTCATACTCGAAACGAGAAGAGCCATAAGGACATTTTCGATCTTTTTCAGCCTTTTCTGCAG TCTCTTGAAGCTTTGCAAGATGGGGAACATGAAAAGCAACGTAGgcattttctatattttctcCTCATTCAGGTTCCCGTGAGTAGTAACTTCAGTGGCTTAACGAGACAAAAGGCTTGTCAG ataGCCCTTCTAATTGTGCATCGAGGTTACACAATGAACCCGCCTTGTCCTCCATCTGAATGTGCACATATGTG GGGCCCTTCTCTTGTGTCATCTCTGAAGGATTCTTCGCTTCACAGTTCTCTAAGACAACCTGCCTTTGATCTTATACAAACTATCATGGTGTCTGATGCTGCTGTGTTAATAAGCTCAGTGTTGAATACCCACCCAACCGTGGGTTCTGAAAGAAGCATGTCTTATGAGTtgaatgatgaagatgatgagggGCTTCCATTTTCTGTGGATGCTGAAGAGAAGGATAATAGTTCATGGAGTGAATTTAGCATTCAAAGTAAAATTACATCTCGGGAATTTGGAGAGTGGATGTGCATTCCAATGTTATGGATTGATGTCCTTGTTGACATCAATCCATCAATTCTTCCTATATCGTTTTCCAAGGCTGTTTTCTGGGCGCGATCTCGTTTTCCTATGGTAGAACCTGAGACTGGTGCAGAAAGTGCTCTTCCAGTCAGAACCTGGCTTTCATCCTTAGCTACAGAAATATCTTCAACCTTTGGGTGGAAGGTCCCCACTGGTTCTGATGATGGTGGAGATGGGAAGGAGTCAAAAAACTCAATTAAAGTCTCAACAATGTCTCTTCCTTTAATACGAACATTCAACAG GTTAACATCACATTTTCTGGTTCATGTGGGGCAGGGGGAACTTCGTAAACAGTGGACATGGGAGCCAAGGATGGGTGAAAGCTTGTTCCTTTCACTTATAGATCCCAATGAT AATGTGAGGAAATTTGGCAAGTGCATCGTGGAACAGGTTTCCAATACACAGGGTCTTTCTAGTAGTTTGAAGTTCCTATGTTCTTATGGATCTTCATTGTCTGCTGTCCTTTTGGGCTTGAGACATGCTGTGAAACTG gTCCAACTGGATACTGTTATATTAAAGTTTCAGACCCTAcatcattttttctttgttcttcgGAGATTACTAATTGACGGGGATTCACGTGCTGCGGACTTTCCAGAACCTGACCACTTAAATACAACGAAGTTTTCTTCCCAAGGTGGATTTCTTAGGCAGCCAGTCTTTGATTCCTCACCTGTCAATGTCAATGGCCATCCGTCAAATGTCGACTCAAATTTACTGGAAAGATTTTATTACTTGCTATCAGAAACTGCATGGCCTTCCGTCTGCAGGTGCTTATTAGAAGGAAAAGCATTTATTGATTACAGTGTTTGTCAG ATGACTTGTGTCCGAATACTTGAGATCCTCCCTTGTGTGTTTGAAAATATATACTGTTTATGTCATAAACAGTCTGGATTTTCTGGAACAAAGGAAAATATACATGACTTCTCATGGCTTCATGATTTTATGGATTGGGGAAAGTCATCACTTAAAACTGTGGTCGTATACTGGCAACGAACTATCACCTCCTTGCTGAAATTGCTAAAAGGGTTTTGCAACAGTTCTATCACATCAACAATCGGCACCATTGAAAATCTAATTTCATCCG ATTGCGTTTCCATGGATCAATTGATGGAACAAGTGGCACTCCTTTCAGTTTCTTTATCCAAGGAAGCCTCTTCTAGTGTGGGAAAGACCGACCTCTGTTCAAAAGCTTTGTTTCCCAAAGGGTTATCTTTTGAGAAGAAGTATTCAGCTCCAGTTATGCAGCCCTTGCCAATCAAGGAACCAGATGTTCAAATCCTGCACTCACCATTGGTCGATAACAGAAAGTGTAGGGATGGTATGATTGTCCTTTCTGATGATGAAACTGAAGCAGTTTCACCCAGTGAAGTAATTTTGTCTGATACTAAGATGAGTCCGTGCATGGTGGGTGACAAGACAATTGCTTGTAGTGCTGATAAAAGTGCTTCTTATACTGAACCTGCGAAGAATATTTCTGGTGCAGACACTTACAAGGATTCTTTCAAGGCCTTCCAGAAAAGAGATGCTACAGAGGGTTCTGGCCTTGCTTATCAGAAACAGGATTTTGATAGATCAAGAGGAAAAATGCCACATGTTTCTTCGCTCAAATCAAAAGATGTAGATAATAGCAGGAAAGAAATAATCCCTGAATGCAGTATAATTGATTCTGAAAAATTCCAGgataaaattaatttgaataacTCATCTGACAGTGCTGTCAGTTCCAAAAAGTTGAATCAAGCCTCCAACAATGTGGTCTTGAAAGAAGACAACACTGTGTTGAAACAGATAGTATGTGATGCCAAAGACAATTCATTAGAGTCTGCTCTCAATTCGGTCAGACCTCAGCAGTCACTTCTGACAAAAACAAGCATTCCTGGTCCTAAGCGACAACTTATTCAGCTTAGATCACCTTTTCAGAACAGACCTGGTCATTTACAGAGGATGGAAGCTCGAAAAAGGTTCAAGCCGCCAAGGCTTGATGAATGGTATAGACCTATCTTAGAGTTAGATTACTTTGCTCTAGTAGGGGTTGCATCTGGAAGTGCAAATGATAACCATAAAGTTGCGAAATTAAAGGAGGTTCCTGTGCAGTTCCATTCACCTGAACAGTATGTTGAAATCTTTTGTCCATTGGTTTTGGAGGAGTTTAAAGCACAGTTACATAGTTCATTTCTAGAAATGTCTTCATGGGAAGAGATGTACTTTGGCAGTTTATCAGTGCTTTCAGTTGAAAGAATTGATGATTTTCATCTTGTACGCTTTTCTCATGATGTCAATGATTCTACAGCATCAAGCAACTTCTCAGAAAACGATCTTGTATTGCTAACAAAAGAGCCCCCACAAAAATGTTCGCATGATGTTCATGTGCTTGGGAAG GTGGAGAGGCGTGAGAGAGACAATAAGCGAAGGTTAAGTTTACTACTCATCAGGTTTTATCTTCTGAATGGTACTTCACGTTTACATCAAGCCAGAAGGAACCTCCTTGAACGTAGTAAATGGCATGCAAGTCGTATTATGAACATTACACCTCAACTTCGTGAATTCCAGGCATTATCATCAATAAAGGATATCCCCTTACTTCCAATTATTTTGAAGCCAGTCAATGATTCTTATGATTCTAGTGAAAGCAAGGAAGTAGATCTGAGTAAACTGTCCCGACTGTTGCAGCAAGTATTGAAGTCATCCTTTAATGAGAGTCAACTTCAGGCTATTAGTATTGCCACTGGAACATCTAGGCGGACGAAAGATTTTGAATTATCTCTTATCCAGGGTCCTCCAG GTACCGGTAAGACAAGAACTATTGTGGCCATTGTCAGTGCTTTGCTTGCTTCCCCTTCACAGAAGACAGGTCCTGAAAGAAATACTCTGGCTGGGAGTTCGAAACAAATTTCAGGTCCCAAGATTAACCAGGCTGCTGCCATTGCAAGGGCGTGGCAGGATGCAGCCTTGGCTAGACAACTGAATGATGATGTACAAAGGAATACCAAGGCTGTAGAAAGTTACTTCAGAGGAAGGGTGCTCATCTGTGCTCAATCTAATGCTGCTGTTGATGAGTTAGTGTCAAGGATTTCTAGCCAAGGGCTGTACGGCAGTGATGGAAAGATGTATAAGCCATATCTTGTGAGGGTTGGAAATGCGAAAACAGTTCATCCAAATTCGCTGCCATTCTTTATTGATACACTTGTCGATCAACGGTTGGCAGATGAGAGGATGAAATTGATTGATGCAAAGAATGATTTGAGTGTGGATTCTTCAATTGCACTGCGCTCTAATCTAGAAAAGTTAGTCGATCGTATTAGATTCTTTGAAGCCAAGCGTGCTAActtaaatgatcaaaatccTGACCTTAAAAAGTCTTCTGAAGATGATAGCTATAAGGGGGATGATGGGAAGGAAATGTCTGATGCAGAGATAGCTTTCAAGTTAAGAAAACTTTATGAGCAAAAGAAGCAAATTTATAAGGATCTTAGTACTGTTCAGCAGCAGGAGAAGAAAACTAACGAAGAAATCAGAGGGCTTAAATTTAAACTGCGGAAGTCTATACTGAGAGAAGCTGAAATTGTGGTAACTACATTAAGTGGCTGTGGGGGAGACATTTACGGAGTGTGTTCTGAATCTATGTCAAGTCATAAGTTTGGCAGTCCATCTGAACATACTCTTTTTGATGCTGTTGTTATTGATGAAGCTGCTCAA GCTCTGGAACCTGCTACTCTTATTCCTCTTCAGCTTTTAAAGTCAAATGGAACCAAATGTATCATG GTTGGCGATCCAAAGCAACTTCCTGCAACAGTTCTCTCAAATGTTGCCAGTAAATTTCTATATGAGTGCAGCATGTTCGAACGTTTACAAAGAGCGGGGCACCCAGTTATTATGCTGACCAAACAG
- the LOC117620879 gene encoding mitogen-activated protein kinase kinase kinase 17-like, with amino-acid sequence MGSLKRKRETQKEDEPGLVQKERSLSIPECEWVRGRMLGKGGFGSVYLATAKKPKLGSEDLPAIMAVKSGRVSKSPELLMERTLLKIFGDCPFVIDCYGSDMTADAENKCTYNVFMEYADGGTMKDLIKKSRGCGLLEPQVRKYTGCLLKGLQYIHVRGCVHCDLKPENILLVSNSNGDFVPKIGDFGLAKFAVYKKKSRKEPACQGTAIYLSPEAVLYGNQEKPSDIWALGCVVLEMLTGRWPWDLEAGATLQDLQLLIASKVPTVPGWLSEDAKDFLRKCFVRNPSERLEAAKLLNHPFVTKLDGLGEVKVEPLKKQVSAVPSSENCEKAEGSKPGDAEEILPLAVLYPRDSKPVILPTTVCRKPSNFGITGAA; translated from the coding sequence ATGGGTTCATTgaagaggaaaagagaaacCCAAAAGGAAGACGAACCGGGGCTTGTACAGAAAGAGAGGAGTTTGTCAATTCCTGAGTGTGAGTGGGTTCGAGGGCGGATGCTCGGCAAAGGCGGATTCGGGTCGGTTTATTTGGCCACTGCGAAAAAACCCAAGTTGGGTAGCGAGGATTTGCCGGCGATTATGGCTGTGAAATCAGGACGGGTCTCTAAATCGCCTGAGCTGCTCATGGAAAGGACActtcttaaaatttttggcGATTGCCCTTTTGTTATCGACTGTTATGGATCAGATATGACCGCTGATGCTGAAAATAAATGTACATACAATGTGTTCATGGAGTATGCTGATGGAGGAACAATGAAGGATTTGATAAAGAAATCCAGGGGTTGCGGGTTGCTTGAGCCCCAAGTAAGAAAGTATACAGGGTGTCTTCTGAAAGGGCTTCAGTACATTCATGTAAGGGGCTGTGTCCACTGTGATCTGAAGCCTGAAAACATATTGCTTGTGAGTAACAGTAATGGTGATTTTGTGCCCAAAATTGGGGACTTCGGACTGGCAAAGTTTgctgtttataaaaaaaagagtcgCAAGGAACCTGCTTGTCAAGGCACTGCAATATATTTGTCACCAGAAGCCGTGCTTTATGGAAATCAGGAGAAGCCTTCTGATATTTGGGCCTTGGGTTGTGTTGTGCTCGAGATGTTAACAGGGAGGTGGCCGTGGGATTTGGAAGCCGGTGCGACACTTCAAGACCTACAGCTTCTGATTGCTTCAAAAGTTCCCACTGTTCCTGGCTGGCTATCAGAAGATGCTAAAGATTTCTTGCGAAAGTGCTTTGTGAGGAACCCTTCTGAGAGGTTGGAAGCTGCTAAGCTATTGAATCACCCTTTTGTGACCAAACTTGATGGGCTTGGAGAGGTCAAAGTTGAGCCATTAAAGAAGCAAGTCTCTGCAGTGCCATCCTCTGAGAATTGTGAAAAGGCAGAAGGTTCAAAACCTGGGGATGCAGAGGAGATTCTTCCCTTGGCAGTCCTGTACCCTAGGGACTCAAAACCTGTGATTCTTCCAACCACTGTTTGCCGAAAGCCATCAAATTTTGGTATAACTGGTGCAGCTTAA